The Candidatus Babeliaceae bacterium sequence AAAAGAAAGAGCTTTTGTTACACCTGACGATGTAAAAGCTGTTTATCCAGCCGTTATGCGCCATAGGATAGCATTGAGTTATGAAGCTGAGGCACAAGGTATAACAGCTGATGCAATAATAGATAAAATTATGAGCATCATACCAAGTCCTTAAATCAAACTTGACAAATTGTTACTAAGACGAGAATATTATTTGCAGGATGATAAGAAAACTCCTCTGATGTGTGGCGACAAAAGGATATTAATGAAAAGTCCTCTATGGATTTTAAATAGCACGTTGACATGCATTTTTTTGATAACAATCTGCTTCGTCATTTTTAATCAAAAAAAACCAGCAACAAGAACATCGATCAGACCAGAAGCTTTTATAGCAGCGTCGAAAAAAGATGTTTCTAAAATCAATATTGCAACCATTTACGAAAATGATTTATTTAATACGTCTGTAAGAAAAACGTTTGAAGAAAAACAAAAAAGTGATGGAAAAATTGCTATCCCTCAGCCACCAATTTTACAACCACTACCCGTACCACAACCAGCGCGTATAGATTTCTTGTCGCCACTACCTATCACACTTAAAGGTATAATTTTTACCAACAATGATGCTGAAAATCATGCAATAATTGCAAATAACAAAACTAAACAAGAAGCACTCTATAAAATTGGAGACAAAATAGAAGATGCTGATATAATTCATATTAGCAGGCATAAAATAATTCTTATAAGATCAAATGGACAACAAGAAACAATTTTCATTACACCAGCTGATGCTCAAGAGGATCCAATTTATGCACGTGACAAATCTTGGACGTATGTGGTGAAAAAAATATCAGATACGGTATATAAAATCGATCCAAAAGCTTTCATGAAAAGAATTAATAATCTCGCTCAATTTATTGATATGCTTGATGTCACGACAGCATTTTCAAAAGGGAAAAGTTTGGGATGTCGTATTGGGATGTTGACTCCTCAATCAATAGGCCCATCTTTAGGACTCCAGCAGGGTGATATTATTGCAACCATAAACGATATCCCTGTGACAACCACGCAAGATAGATTAACGTTATACAACACAATAACGACCTTACCATTACAATCAACGATACGCGTTAAGTTTATAAGAAATGAACAAGAGTACATTATGAGTTATGTATTGGAACGTATAAGCGAAGCAAAAAATGAACAAGAAAATCTTGCTATCGGTACACCAATTACCATTCAAGAAACAGCAAATATTCAAAACATTCCGCAAGCAACCAAGCTTATAGAAGCATCTCAACAAAATCCTTTAGTAAATGCCATAAAACAGCAAGACAAGGGTACGATGTTGCGACATGGTGGTCGAGCGTCTGTAATTCAACGTATACCTCAATAAGATGGTAGGCAGATTATGAAAAATAAATTATCTCGCATCCATATCTACCTAACTCTCATTTTTGTTATGGGTGCTTTTTATATTTGTAGTAACAATCAAGAACTTTCTTTACCAAAAAGTAGCCCGTTATACTTAAATGATTTTTTAAAGCCTTGGGAATTTGGCAATCCTGATGAATTAATAGAATTTGAATTTGAAAATGCAGAACTTTCCAGTTTGATAACATATATAGAGAAAAAATTTAGCCTTAAATTTATTATGGATGATCAATTGACGCCACTTCCTAACGGCGGCAAGTCTGCTCTTGGCACCAAAATATCATTTAGAACCTATAAGCCGCTTTCCAAAAAAAGCGCCTGGGACATTTTTATTACTTTTCTTGATATGGCTGGCTTGGCAACTGCTCCTGGTCCGGATAAAGGTATTTATAGAATTACAACGACTGACCCGCGTTCTCCATTGTCAGTTAACAAAAATGCATTACCATCATTTATAGGTATCGATCCATCGCTGATTCCCAACAATGATACGAGGATTCGATATATTTATTTTGTAGAAAATACGAGTCTTGACGTTATCAAAAATGTAATCGATACCATGAAAAGCGCATCTTCTCCAGGTCTTATTATTTTCCCTGAGTTACGCGCCCTTATGATGACCGATAAAGGATCAAATATAAAGGCGATTTTGGAAGTTGTTAAAGAACTTGACCGCGTCAATGTCCCAGAAACACTTTCTATTATTAAGCTACGTCGTACCGATGCAACTAAGGTTGCCGATTTATACAAAAGCTTAGTTAAAGATGAAGCACAACAAGCTGGTGTTGGCGGCATACGTCTCCTTGGTGGAAGACGCCAATCGACCAATAGTTATTTTCCAGAAGGTACAAAAGTAATTGCAGAACCGAGAACAAATACGCTCATTTTACTTGGCAACAAAGAGGCCATTAAAAAGATAGAGACGTTTATCATAAAAGAAATAGACAAAGAGTTGGACGTTCCTTTTTCGCCGCTCCACATTTATCAACTAAAATATGTCGCGGCAGAGGCGATGGCAAATATTTTAAAAGAGGCAATTCAATTTCAAACAGATACAGAAGCTGCAAAATATGGTGGCGTAAGAGATGGGGATAAATATTTTAAATCACTCACCATAACACCGGAAAAAACGGGTAATCGATTAATTATTAATGCTGATTATGAAGATTATTTGAAATTATATGAAATACTACAAAAAATAGACGTTGAACAACCTCAAGTAGCTATCAAGGCAATGATTCTGGAAGTCGATCTCACGGATACTCGTAACTTCGGTATACAAATGAGAAATAAAAAACCAGGACCGGATGGACTGCTGGGTAATAACGTTAACTATCAAACATCTGGACTTGCAGGGCTTGATACGCCTGTTGTAGAAAATCCTAATGGAACGGGTGCTACTCGCTTATTAGGAAATTTAGTATCTTTAGCTTCAAATGATACCATTGCAGGCAGCACATTTGTCACATTGGGCAGCGATTTATTTGGGGTATGGGGTATGTTTACGGTGCTTCAATCTTTAACAAACGTTAGTATTATTGCTAACCCATTTTTAATAACAACCCACAAATATCCGGCTTCAGTTTCTATAGGTAATACCCGTCGCGTCATAACAGGTACTTCGGTAACGCCGTCAGGACCGATAAATAGTTTTGATGATTTAACCGCAAAATTAGAAATATATGTTGAGCCGCAAATTAGTTATGAAGGTTTTATTATTATGAATGTCCGTATTGACGTAGAAACATTTACGGATACAGCAACAAGTTCTGGCAATCGTATTAAGCGAGAAATAAAAACATCTGTTATTATGGCTGACAATGAAGTTTTGGCTCTAGGCGGTATTATGCGTGATGATATTGCTGAAAAAGAAAGTAAAGTGCCAATATTAGGCGATATCCCTGTAGTAGGATGGTTCTTCAAAAACAAAAGTAAAGTTGTTAATAGATCTAGCCTTGTTGTGTTAATAACGCCAGAAGTAATTCCATCGTACTCAGAAAAATTTGCAGAACGATTTACTAATACAAAAATTAACGATGCACAATCAACGTTAAGCGAATGTCACGAAATGGACCAATTACGTGATCCAATACATCGTTGGTTCTTTACAGATGCAAATGATACGCAATCAAAGATTATTGATGAATTTTCGAGCGAACAAGGTAGATACATTGATCCAAACCAGCTTAAAGTAGCTCAGTCAGAACATATTTCAGAGCTGCCTGCTGACAAAGAAAAGCCTAAAAAACGCATTACTGCGCACTTTGAGCAAAAAGCAGAATCAGCAGGTAAAATATGATATATACTATTTTTATACCAGAAAAAATTGGCGATTATTACATTTTACCCTGTCGTATCGTTGGTATTGAAATCGAAAAAGAATATATTAATGCAACCGTTGTAAAATATAGCGGCGCGAAAAAAATAATCGAAAAAACTTTAAAAGAGCCGATTGAATATGCAATTTCTTTATCTCATCAAGATCAAGCTTCCGCTGCTATTGAACGTATTTTAGAAAAAATTGGTACCTATGATTATCTTTTTGTAGCACTTTCCAGTTCTTTGATTATCTATAAAGAACTTACGTTACCTTTTATCGACAAACAAAAAATAGGAATGGTTGCCCCCTTTGAAGTCGAATCGATGTTGCCATTTTCATTACATGATGCTGTTATTGATACAATAATCACCAAACATGAAGCCGCAACGGCGACTGTTTTAGCGATAGCTCTTAAAAAAGAAGTGCTTGATGAATATTTGGATATTTTTAAAAAAATTGGAAAAGAACCGGACAAAGTTACCATTGATCTTATAGAATTATACGGATTATATACTTCTATCCCAGATTATATGCACACACAAGGCGTTGTTAGTCTTATTGATATCGGCATGTATGTTACCAGAATAGCGATTATTATTGATGGCAAACTCAAAGTTATGCGTGTGCTCACTCAAGGCATAGCAACTATTTTGAAAATACTTGAGTTAGACCGTAATATAAGCCATTCGGAAGCATATGATTATTTATTTAAATCTGGAATACAAGAAGAAAATGGTTCAAAATTTTTTAGCCAAATTCAATTTACATTACAGACTTCTTTATCAAAATTATCATCTTCACAAACTACTCAAAAAATATTTTTAACTGGTACAGGAACAGAAATACCGCATATTACCGATGCTTTGGCAAAACTCATGTCCTGTGAGTGCG is a genomic window containing:
- the pilM gene encoding pilus assembly protein PilM is translated as MIYTIFIPEKIGDYYILPCRIVGIEIEKEYINATVVKYSGAKKIIEKTLKEPIEYAISLSHQDQASAAIERILEKIGTYDYLFVALSSSLIIYKELTLPFIDKQKIGMVAPFEVESMLPFSLHDAVIDTIITKHEAATATVLAIALKKEVLDEYLDIFKKIGKEPDKVTIDLIELYGLYTSIPDYMHTQGVVSLIDIGMYVTRIAIIIDGKLKVMRVLTQGIATILKILELDRNISHSEAYDYLFKSGIQEENGSKFFSQIQFTLQTSLSKLSSSQTTQKIFLTGTGTEIPHITDALAKLMSCECEVLYLHKIIHNGTIISANNGIKSESIISTATALSSKITDNFNMRVGYISETKKTLITQQLIAALLFITVTISALSLYTFFTLRAFKKETVTSEQEAVDKLKKVFSLSRRGSEKADKGLSLETANNAAKAELVKEENIWFSLSSNNRFSFLTYLQELTSRIDRDKLALDLKRLIIRTGEGTQQDSIIIEGSVKDYNALRAFEEALYESNMFKDIPKLQEPKFGTITLVLDKTDREKA
- a CDS encoding secretin N-terminal domain-containing protein, coding for MKNKLSRIHIYLTLIFVMGAFYICSNNQELSLPKSSPLYLNDFLKPWEFGNPDELIEFEFENAELSSLITYIEKKFSLKFIMDDQLTPLPNGGKSALGTKISFRTYKPLSKKSAWDIFITFLDMAGLATAPGPDKGIYRITTTDPRSPLSVNKNALPSFIGIDPSLIPNNDTRIRYIYFVENTSLDVIKNVIDTMKSASSPGLIIFPELRALMMTDKGSNIKAILEVVKELDRVNVPETLSIIKLRRTDATKVADLYKSLVKDEAQQAGVGGIRLLGGRRQSTNSYFPEGTKVIAEPRTNTLILLGNKEAIKKIETFIIKEIDKELDVPFSPLHIYQLKYVAAEAMANILKEAIQFQTDTEAAKYGGVRDGDKYFKSLTITPEKTGNRLIINADYEDYLKLYEILQKIDVEQPQVAIKAMILEVDLTDTRNFGIQMRNKKPGPDGLLGNNVNYQTSGLAGLDTPVVENPNGTGATRLLGNLVSLASNDTIAGSTFVTLGSDLFGVWGMFTVLQSLTNVSIIANPFLITTHKYPASVSIGNTRRVITGTSVTPSGPINSFDDLTAKLEIYVEPQISYEGFIIMNVRIDVETFTDTATSSGNRIKREIKTSVIMADNEVLALGGIMRDDIAEKESKVPILGDIPVVGWFFKNKSKVVNRSSLVVLITPEVIPSYSEKFAERFTNTKINDAQSTLSECHEMDQLRDPIHRWFFTDANDTQSKIIDEFSSEQGRYIDPNQLKVAQSEHISELPADKEKPKKRITAHFEQKAESAGKI
- a CDS encoding type II secretion system protein N; this encodes MKSPLWILNSTLTCIFLITICFVIFNQKKPATRTSIRPEAFIAASKKDVSKINIATIYENDLFNTSVRKTFEEKQKSDGKIAIPQPPILQPLPVPQPARIDFLSPLPITLKGIIFTNNDAENHAIIANNKTKQEALYKIGDKIEDADIIHISRHKIILIRSNGQQETIFITPADAQEDPIYARDKSWTYVVKKISDTVYKIDPKAFMKRINNLAQFIDMLDVTTAFSKGKSLGCRIGMLTPQSIGPSLGLQQGDIIATINDIPVTTTQDRLTLYNTITTLPLQSTIRVKFIRNEQEYIMSYVLERISEAKNEQENLAIGTPITIQETANIQNIPQATKLIEASQQNPLVNAIKQQDKGTMLRHGGRASVIQRIPQ